A stretch of the Clavibacter sp. B3I6 genome encodes the following:
- a CDS encoding TetR/AcrR family transcriptional regulator, producing the protein MDTPAPASRPRIGRPVDRSGDAAILAAALDLVAEHGYDGMALDEVAARTGRAKTTIYRRWATKEDLVLAALRGVGRPPEAELLPDTGSLRDDLLAVVDSGWLGGADRRASVFAGLASALRGSERLAAAIRAEVTDPYVEVYGRLIGRAVERGEASARSDAQVAVLAEVVPAMSTHRLVAGRAPVTRDFFVAVIDDVLLPALGIRERRAAGG; encoded by the coding sequence CCCGACCCCGCATCGGCCGACCCGTCGACCGCTCCGGGGACGCCGCGATCCTCGCCGCCGCCCTCGACCTCGTCGCCGAGCACGGCTACGACGGCATGGCCCTCGACGAGGTCGCCGCCCGCACCGGCCGCGCCAAGACCACGATCTACCGGCGCTGGGCGACCAAGGAGGACCTGGTGCTCGCCGCCCTCCGCGGCGTCGGCCGCCCGCCGGAGGCCGAGCTGCTGCCCGACACCGGATCGCTCCGCGACGACCTCCTGGCCGTCGTCGACTCCGGCTGGCTCGGCGGCGCCGACCGTCGGGCGTCCGTGTTCGCGGGGCTCGCGTCGGCTCTGCGGGGATCCGAGCGGCTGGCCGCGGCGATCCGCGCCGAGGTCACGGATCCGTACGTCGAGGTCTACGGGCGGCTCATCGGCCGCGCCGTCGAGCGGGGTGAGGCGTCCGCGCGCTCGGACGCGCAGGTCGCGGTGCTGGCCGAGGTCGTCCCCGCGATGAGCACGCACCGCCTGGTCGCGGGGCGCGCGCCCGTGACGCGGGACTTCTTCGTCGCCGTGATCGACGACGTGCTGCTGCCCGCGCTCGGGATCCGGGAGCGCCGAGC